Genomic window (Leptospira andrefontaineae):
TCGCTTGTACTTTCTTCGCCTTTACTATAATCACTGGCAAATTTAACGGCAAGGAGCAAAGCCTATGCTGAAATTTCCCGGCCCTCGTACGGATCATCGAGAAAGAAATCGTCCCTTCGTCACCAGAGAAAAATATCTCACCTTTCTAAAAATCGCCAATAAGTCTTCTCATTCCAGACAGAGAAGGTTTCGTAATAAAAACAGAGAAAAAAGGCAGACCTTGTCACCATAGTTGTCTTATCATGGTTTTCCATGGAAAACCTAGACGCTAAATCTATCAGTCTCTGGATCATGGCGACCATTTATACGATCGCCGGTATTCTTCATTTTGTGATCCCTAAATTTTATATGAGGATCATGCCACCGTGGATTCCTTATCATAAACTTATGGTCCAACTCAGCGGTATCGTAGAGATCGCCTTGGGGCTTGGGCTTTTCTTTCCTCAAACAAAAGTATTAGCAGCTTGGGGTGTGGTCCTTCTTTTAATCGCAGTTTTTCCTGCTAACGTATATCACTTTCAATCAAGAACCAGAAAAGATCCTCCTACTTGGGCTTTACTTTTGAGGCTGCCTTTGCAGTTTCTTTTGATCTACTGGGCTTATACTTTTACGTATTGAATCCTCGTATACAATCGATCTGATTTCTTTTGCGCGGAAAAGCGGGATCTTTATCTTTTATTTGAGTCAAAAATTTATTGAAAGGGTTTCAGAAGAAGGTATTCTCCCTTTTTAGTTTTTGGAGTTTCTTTATGTTCAAGTTATGGATAGCGATCTGCGGAAGTATTTTAGTTTTAGGCTTAGCTTTTTCTTCTTCAAAAGTCCAAGCGAATACTAAATATAGTGTTTTCTGCGCAGACGGTAAAATTGAAGCAGATTCCCGCACTTTGGATCAGATGAAATCGGCCCGAGGTTCCAACGTTTGTCTTCTGAAAGAATTCGATTATTCTTCGGATGCCGATAATTACGCTCAGTCTATTGGAGGAAAAGGTTCCGCTTGTAGCTGCAATTAAGTTTACAAGGCGTAGCAATCGCTGGGCCTTCAGCTTCGTCAAAAGTTAAAGTCTTAGGCGGTCTTATGAATAAAAATCTGACTTCTTTTTATGTTTTAGGGTTTATTAGAAGTTTTGTATTTTTAATCGTTCTTTGTATTATGCTGGTAGTCTCGGAAAGTTTGAGTTCCTACCTTTATGATCAGAAGGATTTGCCTGAGATTTCCTTTATATCCGGCTTAGTTTTGAGTATTGGGGCGGCTTTTACTGCAAGTCGTCGCAAGTTTCAGGACAAAGAACCTTCTAAGCTGGTCTTTATTCTTGCTTCTTCTATTTTCAATTTTGTTGTTCTATTGGTCGGTCTGTTTCTGATCCGCAAGTTTTTCCCCGGTTGGATCTCCTGACCTCTTCCTTATTTTAATTTTTTCTTTTCCCCTCTTCCGGTTCGGATATTATTCTCCGAAACGTATAATATGAACCGTCTTCTTACCATTTTACTTTATTCTGTTTTTCTATTTTTCTCTTCGGATCTGCTCGCTGAAGAAAAGATTATCGAAGGTAAACTTCTTCAATTTGGTAGAATGTTAGGGACTGGAAATGAATTCATCCAAGTACTTTCCAACGATCTGAGTCCTGAACTTTCCAGACTTCATAATCAAACCATTCGTGTTCTCTGCCAGATGAGAGGAGAAAATTGCGATCCGATACGTTATGAGACCTATCCTTTTTCCGAATCCAAGGGTCTTGCGGATTGGACTTTGAAAAGAATTCCGAATTATGTGAATAGAGGTTACTTCGCTTTTAATCCTACCGTAACTCCCGACGGACAATCCATCTTTTGGACTGTGTATTCTAGCAAAGGTAAATCAGGCACTCAAAGGATCTGGTTTGCGGAGAAGGACGATAAAGGTTTTTGGAGAGACGGTAAAGAGATGCCTGCTCCTTTGAATAATGATCTGAACTCAGCAGTGATCGCAGTTCTTCCAAGTAACACTGAATTATTCGTTTTCGGATCCTTCGGTGATGATGAAGCTTCTCATAAAATCCAAGTTGAGTTCCAGGAAAAAAGAGAAGAATTGAGAAGAAACACGAGAGACGAAATGGAATTCCGTTTAAAGGAAGAACAACTCGCCTATGAATATCTCCGCAAACTCACTCTGCTCCAAAATAAGGCGACTGTTCCATTATATAAAAGTTATAAAGAAAAAGGAAATTGGTCTTATCCTAAGGCGATTAATTTTCCCGAGTTTTCGAATATATATCTGAAGAATAATACATCCGTTTTCGGCGGTTCCACTCTTTCTTCTTCCGGAAGAATATTGATCTACTCGGTCCAGCAGCCGGATTCTTACGGAAAGTTGGATCTGTACGTAAGTATACAAAAAGCGGACGGCTCTTTCTCTCTTGGTAAAAACTTAGGAGAGGTTGTAAATACTTCTTCAGAGGAGACCGCTCCCTTTTTAGCAGGAGACGACAGAACTCTTTATTTCTGTAGCGATGGTCATAAGGGACTTTCCGTATATGTGACCAAAAGAATTGGAGAAGGTTGGGACAATTGGACTAAACCTGTAGAAGTCTCAGCTAACTTAAAAGGTGTAAACTTCTTCTCTATTCCGGTAAATAGCGACTGGGCTTATGTAAGCAAAGAAGGTCAGCTTTACATGGCTTATCTTCCCCGCGATTTCCGTCCAAATCCTGTCGTAGTGATCAACGGAAAAGTTTTGGATGAAGAAGGAAATCCTTTAAGCGCGGAAATACATTATGAATCCTTAACACGTCTGGAAAAAAGAGGAAGTGCCAAGAGCGATTCAAAAACCGGTTCATTTAGTTTAGTTCTTCCTTATGGAGAAAAATACGGTTTTTATGCGGAGAAGCCTGGCCATCTTTCCGTTTCTAGAAATTTAGATCTTACTGAATCTAAACAAGAAGACGCAAAATTAGATGTAGAATTTCGTCTTCCTGCTTTGGCAGTAGGTCGACAAATCCTTCTGAACAATTTATTTTTCGAGACAAACAAATTCGAGATCTCCAAAGACTCCGAACCGGAATTAGATCGTTTGGCAAACTTTTTAAAATCGAATCCTAAACTCAAAATCTCTGTCGAAGGTCATACGGACAATGTTGGTAAAAAAGAGCGTAACCTAGAACTTTCCGAAAACAGAGCAAAAGCAGTGGCAGATTATTTGATTTCCAGACACGGGATCAACGGCGAAAGAGTTCGTACCCAAGGTTTTGGGGACAGCCAACCAATTTCTTCCAATGATAACGCTTCAGACCGTCAAAAGAATAGAAGAGTTGTGTTACAGATCGTAGACTGAATTCGTTCAGCTCCTTTTTTGTAGCATTCCTTCCTTAAATTCAGGTTTTACCTTGTATTTTTGTTTTAAAAAAGGATTCTAATCCGGAATGAAAATAGCGGTCATCGGTAGTGGAATCGCCGGCTTAAGTGCAACTTGGCATTTGGGCAAAGAACATGAAGTCTCTCTTATAGAAAAACATCCTTTAGTCGGTATGGATGCACATGGTACCGATCTTTTTTCCAACGGACATTCTATCCGAGTGGATGTTCCTTTTAGAGCATTCAAACGTAATTATTATCCTTGTCTTTTGGATCTTTACAAAGAAGCGGGGATCGAAGTAAGGCCAGTGGATTATTCGTTTTCCTTAAATTATGGAGACGGCACCACATATTTCGGTTTTTCTACTTTGGGAATCGGGGGCAATTTTGTTCCGATCCCTTATTGGGTTTGTTTTTCTAATAAAACTTCTAGACGGATTTTTTCGGATGCGATCCGCTTTTACGAAGAATCGGAAAGAGAACTCCAATTATTAGATGGAGAACAGCTCACAATTTCTCAGTTTCTAAGTAGATTCGGTTATTCCGTAGAGTTCGAGGATATGTATCTGATCCCGATGTTCTCCACGATCAATACTT
Coding sequences:
- a CDS encoding DoxX family protein, producing the protein MENLDAKSISLWIMATIYTIAGILHFVIPKFYMRIMPPWIPYHKLMVQLSGIVEIALGLGLFFPQTKVLAAWGVVLLLIAVFPANVYHFQSRTRKDPPTWALLLRLPLQFLLIYWAYTFTY
- a CDS encoding OmpA family protein, which encodes MNRLLTILLYSVFLFFSSDLLAEEKIIEGKLLQFGRMLGTGNEFIQVLSNDLSPELSRLHNQTIRVLCQMRGENCDPIRYETYPFSESKGLADWTLKRIPNYVNRGYFAFNPTVTPDGQSIFWTVYSSKGKSGTQRIWFAEKDDKGFWRDGKEMPAPLNNDLNSAVIAVLPSNTELFVFGSFGDDEASHKIQVEFQEKREELRRNTRDEMEFRLKEEQLAYEYLRKLTLLQNKATVPLYKSYKEKGNWSYPKAINFPEFSNIYLKNNTSVFGGSTLSSSGRILIYSVQQPDSYGKLDLYVSIQKADGSFSLGKNLGEVVNTSSEETAPFLAGDDRTLYFCSDGHKGLSVYVTKRIGEGWDNWTKPVEVSANLKGVNFFSIPVNSDWAYVSKEGQLYMAYLPRDFRPNPVVVINGKVLDEEGNPLSAEIHYESLTRLEKRGSAKSDSKTGSFSLVLPYGEKYGFYAEKPGHLSVSRNLDLTESKQEDAKLDVEFRLPALAVGRQILLNNLFFETNKFEISKDSEPELDRLANFLKSNPKLKISVEGHTDNVGKKERNLELSENRAKAVADYLISRHGINGERVRTQGFGDSQPISSNDNASDRQKNRRVVLQIVD